One region of Arcobacter sp. CECT 8983 genomic DNA includes:
- a CDS encoding NAD(P)-dependent oxidoreductase, whose amino-acid sequence MKILLTGSTGFLGNYIKNNIDNKYNVLYGTTSKTNNKDYLKFDSLYKDIEKVLENKTIDCIIHNASIIPKNFDQATYELFLENTEMMKNLYEYAKKSYLNKFIYLSSFGSMSEPKLLDIGDYYTMSKVVGEHFCSMMNKKGINATSFRISAPFGEYSHIKNVLNIFIAKALKDEDLILYGTGSREQNFTYAGNILNAIELALDNNAKGTYEIVGEKSISMLELAKTIIKLTKSKSKIVFNGLQDSQENYRPTYSFKKAFDDFGYYPKYTIEEALEKYLKWYKNENCINI is encoded by the coding sequence ATGAAGATCCTTTTAACAGGTTCTACAGGTTTTTTAGGTAATTATATAAAAAATAATATAGATAATAAGTATAATGTATTGTATGGTACAACTTCAAAGACTAATAATAAAGATTATTTAAAATTCGATTCACTTTATAAAGATATCGAAAAAGTGCTAGAAAATAAAACTATTGATTGTATTATTCACAATGCATCTATAATCCCTAAAAACTTCGATCAAGCAACTTATGAGTTATTTCTAGAAAACACTGAAATGATGAAAAATTTGTATGAGTATGCTAAAAAAAGCTACTTAAATAAATTTATTTATTTAAGTAGCTTTGGCTCAATGAGTGAGCCAAAGCTACTTGATATAGGGGATTATTACACTATGTCCAAAGTAGTTGGTGAACATTTTTGTTCAATGATGAACAAGAAAGGTATAAATGCAACATCATTTAGAATATCTGCTCCTTTTGGAGAATATTCTCATATTAAAAATGTTTTAAATATATTTATAGCCAAAGCTTTAAAAGATGAAGATTTAATACTTTATGGAACAGGAAGTCGAGAACAAAATTTTACTTATGCTGGAAATATTTTAAATGCTATAGAATTAGCACTTGATAATAATGCGAAGGGGACTTATGAAATTGTAGGAGAAAAAAGTATATCAATGCTAGAATTGGCAAAAACAATTATTAAACTAACTAAATCTAAATCTAAAATAGTATTTAATGGCTTACAAGATAGTCAAGAAAACTATCGTCCTACTTATAGTTTTAAAAAAGCTTTTGATGATTTTGGATATTATCCTAAATATACAATTGAAGAAGCCTTAGAAAAATATTTAAAATGGTATAAAAATGAAAATTGCATTAATATCTGA
- a CDS encoding lipopolysaccharide biosynthesis protein, whose protein sequence is MIKSVLKDSFVYGVLNAFNRFFMFLIFFLFVKYFTKENIAILDMLIVFASMVGVFISMQLESSFARFYFNEKEENKHFDHLKTIAYMMGLFGLFYLVPAYFVFDIFFGEYSMDSFTYLFFMIFTIGFLINITNLINLHFRYSYEKKNFIISSLLFPISYLLIIGIYILLNDSLSIVLVFVAQIIGYLVALSFQFKTVGNEFLKATFQRQNLKDIMKYALPMFPMFFLLFANDKAIIYILKEFISLELLADFSVATKYLAFLSLFFFALRMALDPKINHFVSFPSDKGKIEYIKYINIYIVFTIVLFFIFMVVVPFVQEYFFVDYTNAYKWATILALSLILLNMGSYLTPGFAIKKRMDLKLIIVLFQVLFNFVGFYLVLKSGYDVVLALNYLVLVNYIFMLVQHYYSNRLYKVSNEYLKATGVFLVLFIVVNKDLML, encoded by the coding sequence ATGATAAAGAGTGTTTTAAAAGATAGCTTTGTATATGGAGTATTAAATGCCTTCAATAGGTTTTTTATGTTCCTTATATTTTTTCTTTTTGTTAAGTATTTTACAAAAGAAAACATAGCTATTTTAGATATGCTTATTGTATTTGCTTCGATGGTAGGAGTATTTATATCTATGCAATTAGAGTCATCTTTTGCCAGGTTTTATTTCAATGAAAAAGAAGAAAATAAGCATTTTGATCATCTGAAAACTATAGCTTATATGATGGGATTGTTTGGGCTGTTTTATTTAGTACCTGCATATTTTGTATTTGATATATTTTTTGGTGAGTATTCTATGGACTCTTTTACATATCTTTTCTTTATGATATTTACTATTGGTTTTTTAATTAATATAACCAATCTTATAAATCTTCATTTTAGATACAGTTATGAAAAAAAGAATTTTATTATATCTAGTTTATTATTTCCGATATCATACTTGCTTATTATTGGGATTTATATACTATTAAATGATAGTTTGAGTATAGTTTTGGTTTTTGTAGCTCAAATAATAGGATATCTTGTAGCTTTATCTTTTCAGTTTAAAACAGTAGGTAATGAATTTTTAAAAGCTACTTTTCAAAGACAAAACTTAAAAGATATTATGAAGTATGCTCTGCCAATGTTTCCAATGTTTTTTTTGCTATTTGCAAATGACAAAGCTATAATATATATTTTAAAAGAGTTTATTTCTTTAGAGTTGTTAGCAGATTTTTCTGTTGCTACTAAGTACTTAGCTTTTTTATCACTTTTTTTCTTTGCGCTTCGTATGGCACTAGATCCAAAGATAAATCACTTTGTAAGTTTTCCAAGTGATAAGGGGAAAATCGAGTATATTAAATATATAAATATATATATAGTATTTACTATAGTTTTATTCTTTATTTTTATGGTAGTAGTTCCATTTGTACAAGAATATTTTTTTGTTGATTATACAAATGCTTACAAGTGGGCAACAATATTAGCACTAAGTTTGATTCTATTAAATATGGGTTCATACCTGACCCCAGGATTTGCTATAAAAAAAAGGATGGACTTAAAACTTATTATAGTTTTATTTCAAGTTCTATTTAACTTTGTAGGATTTTATTTAGTACTTAAAAGCGGTTATGATGTGGTTTTAGCATTAAACTATTTGGTTTTAGTAAATTATATATTTATGTTAGTACAACATTATTATTCAAATAGATTGTATAAAGTTTCAAATGAGTATTTAAAAGCTACAGGTGTATTCTTAGTTTTATTTATTGTAGTTAATAAGGATTTGATGTTATGA
- a CDS encoding methionyl-tRNA formyltransferase, which translates to MKVAIIGRTEILYKSIELLLKNGYEIPLIITSKEAPEYIKISKDFEKLSNEIGAKYIYTNKLDEFKEEIKRADCEIAVSLNYSSIISQDVINLFPLGVLNAHGGDLPRYRGNACQAWAIINGEEKIGLCIHSMIGGEVDSGNIIDREYFDIDINTKVTQCWEWMVNRIPDMFVNSVQKLQKDPNYILEEQSKDPKEAIRCYPRIPEDGKIDWSKSNIEILRLINASNKPYAGAYSFYEDNKLIIWDAELFEDDENYLSVVGQVASIEKDGSILVICGNGKLKINEIEYDGFIGNPNEKIKSIRKRLL; encoded by the coding sequence ATGAAAGTTGCAATAATAGGTAGAACAGAGATTTTATATAAATCCATAGAGTTGCTTTTAAAAAATGGTTATGAGATACCACTTATAATTACATCTAAAGAAGCACCAGAATACATTAAAATATCAAAAGATTTTGAAAAATTATCCAATGAGATAGGTGCAAAGTATATATATACAAATAAACTTGATGAATTTAAAGAGGAGATAAAAAGAGCTGATTGTGAGATAGCTGTAAGTTTGAACTATTCTAGTATCATCTCGCAAGATGTTATTAATTTGTTTCCTTTAGGAGTTTTAAATGCTCATGGAGGAGATTTACCAAGATATAGAGGAAATGCTTGTCAAGCATGGGCAATAATTAATGGTGAAGAAAAAATAGGACTTTGTATCCACTCTATGATAGGTGGAGAAGTTGATAGTGGTAATATTATAGATAGAGAATACTTTGATATAGATATTAATACAAAAGTTACTCAGTGTTGGGAGTGGATGGTAAATCGAATTCCTGATATGTTTGTAAATTCTGTTCAGAAATTACAAAAAGACCCAAATTATATTTTGGAAGAACAGTCAAAAGACCCAAAAGAGGCTATAAGATGTTACCCAAGGATTCCTGAAGATGGAAAAATAGATTGGAGTAAATCAAACATAGAGATATTAAGACTTATTAATGCTTCAAATAAACCTTATGCTGGAGCATACAGTTTTTATGAAGATAATAAGTTAATCATTTGGGATGCAGAACTTTTTGAAGATGATGAAAATTATTTATCTGTAGTAGGACAAGTAGCAAGTATAGAAAAAGATGGAAGTATTTTAGTTATATGTGGAAATGGTAAATTGAAGATAAATGAAATTGAATATGATGGTTTTATTGGTAATCCAAATGAAAAAATAAAAAGTATAAGAAAAAGGTTATTATGA
- a CDS encoding class I SAM-dependent methyltransferase: MGKLNCQICNGFVKKIDFQIMKCVTSDTKVINTPLNHSYCSNCGFVFIDFDKRVDYEKFYKDDYEFLLDGEVEPTIDDGKYSDSLVEFYQEFLENDSSKTFFDIGAGKGNFIQAVENRYEEIKKYALEPSKSYEQLKTKSFLQEKYNNFFNSSDFIKQFDYISLIGVLEHVPNPKKFLIDIKNIMHEDTYILIEVPNFENNKSDLLTIDHLSKFTENSILNLFNVCSMKVIKKKVSNSVPMQFILKKISNDNIKINSLNDFDYINHAISYLKKIENDICNIKNDKIVIYGQGLVLDYLIGVGKINIKNIVCIIDDNSLYQGKKYKNKIDILSFAEFKTSNLLNETKKIFLAMNDCYHHKVSCKLNDFEIIGANI; this comes from the coding sequence ATGGGTAAATTAAATTGTCAGATATGTAATGGTTTTGTAAAAAAAATAGATTTTCAGATTATGAAATGTGTAACAAGTGATACTAAAGTTATCAATACACCTCTTAATCATTCTTATTGTTCCAACTGTGGGTTTGTATTTATTGACTTTGATAAAAGAGTTGATTATGAAAAATTTTATAAAGACGATTATGAATTTTTACTAGATGGTGAAGTTGAACCCACTATTGATGATGGAAAATATAGTGACTCTTTAGTAGAATTTTATCAAGAATTTTTAGAAAATGATTCAAGTAAAACTTTTTTTGATATTGGTGCAGGTAAAGGTAATTTTATTCAGGCTGTTGAAAATAGATATGAAGAAATAAAAAAATATGCACTAGAACCAAGTAAATCATATGAACAATTAAAAACTAAAAGTTTTTTACAAGAAAAGTATAATAACTTCTTTAACTCGAGTGATTTTATTAAACAATTTGATTACATAAGTTTAATAGGTGTTTTGGAACATGTGCCAAATCCAAAAAAATTTCTAATTGATATAAAAAATATTATGCATGAAGACACTTATATTTTAATAGAAGTACCTAATTTTGAAAATAATAAATCAGATTTATTAACTATCGACCACTTATCTAAATTTACAGAAAATTCAATTTTGAATCTTTTTAATGTCTGTAGTATGAAAGTTATTAAGAAAAAAGTATCTAATAGTGTACCTATGCAGTTTATACTGAAAAAAATCAGTAATGATAATATAAAAATTAACTCTTTAAATGATTTCGACTATATTAATCATGCTATTAGTTATTTGAAAAAAATAGAAAATGATATTTGTAATATCAAAAACGATAAAATTGTTATTTACGGGCAAGGTTTAGTTTTAGATTATTTGATAGGAGTAGGTAAAATAAATATAAAAAATATAGTTTGCATTATTGATGATAATTCTTTATATCAAGGAAAGAAATATAAAAATAAAATTGACATATTAAGTTTTGCTGAGTTTAAAACAAGTAATTTATTAAATGAAACAAAAAAAATATTTCTAGCAATGAATGATTGTTATCATCATAAAGTTAGTTGCAAACTTAATGACTTTGAAATTATTGGAGCAAATATATGA
- a CDS encoding ATP-grasp domain-containing protein: MKKINVLVTGIGGGSHGEQIIKSLKLINDLDLTIIGTDVTSLTTGKNLVDKFYLVPYVADKKYEKIIFDIIKENNISFIFHGSEPELKFISENREKFENANVKHPLNSKEAISLCMNKYETYKYLETKGVNLPKFKKIDKIEDINEIDFYPLVLKPSTGSGGSSDVYIALDKEDCQLLVKYMLKHNVDIVAQHYIGTHEDEYTIGVSSDINGKVLGSIAIKRFITNALSTYKKVRDQNNIYVISSGISQGKVCHNANLQKQAEHIAELIDSKGPLNIQCREVNGELMLFEINPRLSGTTSLRAIAGYNEPELMIKHQILGEKWNHNYNNSTIMRTIEEVEISE, translated from the coding sequence ATGAAAAAAATTAATGTTTTAGTTACGGGAATTGGTGGTGGAAGTCATGGTGAACAGATTATAAAATCACTAAAATTAATTAATGATTTAGATTTAACAATTATAGGAACTGATGTTACTTCATTAACAACAGGAAAAAACTTAGTAGATAAGTTTTATTTGGTTCCTTATGTGGCAGATAAAAAATATGAAAAAATCATTTTTGATATAATAAAAGAAAACAATATCTCTTTTATATTTCACGGTTCAGAACCAGAGTTAAAATTTATATCTGAAAATAGAGAAAAATTTGAAAATGCTAATGTTAAACATCCTTTAAATTCAAAAGAAGCTATATCCTTGTGTATGAATAAATATGAAACTTATAAATATTTAGAAACTAAAGGTGTGAACCTACCAAAATTTAAAAAAATAGATAAGATTGAAGATATAAATGAAATAGATTTTTATCCTTTGGTATTAAAACCAAGTACGGGTTCTGGAGGCTCTTCAGATGTATACATAGCCCTAGATAAAGAAGATTGCCAATTGCTAGTTAAATATATGCTTAAACACAATGTAGATATTGTGGCTCAGCATTATATTGGAACACATGAAGATGAATATACAATAGGTGTAAGTTCGGATATTAATGGAAAAGTTTTAGGAAGTATTGCAATCAAAAGATTCATTACAAATGCATTGTCAACATATAAAAAAGTTAGAGACCAAAACAATATTTATGTTATTTCATCTGGAATATCACAAGGAAAAGTGTGCCATAATGCGAACTTACAAAAACAAGCAGAGCATATTGCTGAATTAATTGATTCAAAAGGTCCTTTAAATATTCAATGTCGAGAAGTAAATGGTGAACTTATGTTATTTGAAATAAATCCTAGACTATCCGGAACTACATCATTACGAGCAATAGCAGGATACAATGAACCAGAGCTTATGATTAAACATCAAATTTTGGGCGAAAAATGGAACCATAACTACAATAATTCAACCATAATGAGAACAATTGAAGAGGTTGAGATTAGTGAATAA
- the asnB gene encoding asparagine synthase (glutamine-hydrolyzing), with translation MCGIVGTLSLNRPSIDVNYIKPMADKIAHRGPDDAGYLCFHTGARHNKRVSFYQNLTDERYKNIDDMLPTIESSSAQRELHSHDYDLYMGHRRLSILDVSYAGHQPMSDLSKNIWIAYNGEIYNFKEIRKELEELGHRFKSHTDTEVIIYAYIEWGIECIKKFNGMFAFSLYDNFNKKFYLCRDRYGIKPVYYHLSKDKTFIYASEIKSILEYKEYKSEVDKEALLEYFTFQNIFTNKTLHKDIQILEAGYYFEIDLLSKEIEKKQYWDFDFSEPDTVKDEREYIEELDRLFTQAVERQLVADVQVGSYLSGGMDSGSITAIASNYFQKSNDFLKTFTVGFDLSSASGMELSFDERAKSEYMSYKFKTEHYEMVLKSGDMERCMNKFAYHLEEPRVGQSYPNYYAAKLASKFVKVVLSGAGGDELFAGYPWRYYKAVNNDCFDSYINKYYSFWKRLIPNKKINNVFSPILCATEKVWTRDIFANVFDTPVKNQTPEEYINHSLYFEAKTFLHGLLVVDDKLSMSHSLETRVPFLDNDLVDFAQKVPAKYKLGDLQKVIKMNENEIGKMQKTNDGKVILRKAMSKYIPEDIHKAVKQGFSSPDQSWFKGESIEFVKAKLLNNDANIYKYMDKNATQKLINEHLTGKENRRLFIWSLLNFEEWSDIYG, from the coding sequence ATGTGTGGTATTGTAGGAACATTATCATTAAATAGACCATCTATAGATGTAAATTATATAAAACCTATGGCTGATAAAATTGCTCATAGAGGGCCTGATGATGCGGGTTATTTATGTTTTCATACAGGTGCAAGACATAATAAAAGAGTTTCTTTTTATCAAAATCTTACAGATGAAAGATATAAAAATATAGATGATATGCTTCCTACAATTGAATCAAGCTCCGCTCAAAGAGAATTACATTCACATGACTATGATCTTTACATGGGACACAGAAGGCTTTCTATTTTAGATGTTTCTTATGCTGGACATCAGCCTATGAGTGACTTGTCTAAAAATATTTGGATAGCTTATAATGGTGAGATATATAACTTTAAAGAAATTAGAAAAGAACTTGAAGAATTAGGACATCGATTTAAAAGTCATACTGATACAGAAGTTATTATCTATGCATATATTGAGTGGGGAATAGAATGTATTAAAAAGTTTAATGGTATGTTTGCATTTTCTCTTTATGATAATTTTAATAAAAAGTTTTATCTTTGTAGAGATAGATATGGAATAAAACCTGTATATTATCATCTGTCTAAGGATAAGACTTTTATATATGCAAGTGAGATTAAATCTATTTTAGAATATAAAGAGTATAAAAGTGAAGTTGATAAAGAAGCTTTATTAGAATATTTTACATTCCAAAATATATTTACAAATAAAACTTTACATAAAGATATTCAAATACTTGAAGCTGGATATTACTTTGAAATTGATTTATTGTCTAAAGAAATAGAGAAAAAACAATACTGGGATTTTGATTTTTCTGAACCAGATACTGTAAAAGATGAAAGAGAATATATTGAAGAACTTGATAGACTTTTTACTCAAGCAGTAGAACGTCAGCTTGTAGCTGATGTACAAGTAGGAAGTTATCTAAGTGGTGGTATGGATAGTGGAAGTATAACTGCTATAGCTTCAAATTATTTTCAAAAATCAAATGATTTTTTAAAAACTTTTACAGTAGGTTTTGACTTGTCAAGTGCTAGTGGGATGGAACTTAGTTTTGATGAGCGAGCAAAATCTGAGTATATGTCATACAAGTTTAAAACTGAGCATTATGAAATGGTTTTAAAATCTGGTGATATGGAAAGATGTATGAATAAATTTGCATATCATTTAGAAGAACCAAGAGTAGGACAAAGTTATCCAAACTATTATGCAGCAAAGCTTGCTAGTAAATTTGTAAAGGTAGTATTAAGCGGAGCCGGTGGTGATGAACTTTTTGCAGGCTATCCTTGGAGATACTACAAAGCAGTAAATAATGACTGCTTTGATAGCTACATAAATAAATATTATAGCTTTTGGAAAAGACTTATTCCAAATAAAAAAATTAACAATGTGTTTTCACCTATTTTGTGTGCTACAGAAAAAGTATGGACTAGAGATATATTTGCAAATGTATTTGATACTCCTGTTAAAAATCAAACTCCAGAAGAGTATATAAATCATTCTTTATATTTTGAAGCAAAGACTTTTTTACATGGTTTACTAGTAGTTGATGATAAACTTTCTATGTCTCATAGTTTAGAAACAAGAGTACCTTTTCTTGATAATGATTTAGTAGATTTTGCACAAAAAGTGCCAGCTAAATATAAACTTGGTGATTTACAAAAAGTAATTAAGATGAACGAAAATGAAATAGGTAAAATGCAAAAAACAAATGATGGAAAAGTAATTTTAAGAAAAGCTATGAGTAAGTATATCCCCGAAGATATTCATAAGGCTGTAAAACAAGGCTTTAGTTCTCCTGACCAAAGCTGGTTCAAAGGTGAAAGTATAGAGTTTGTCAAAGCAAAACTTTTAAATAACGATGCAAATATATATAAATATATGGATAAGAACGCTACTCAAAAACTTATAAATGAACATTTAACAGGAAAAGAAAATAGAAGATTATTTATTTGGAGTTTATTAAATTTTGAAGAGTGGAGTGATATTTATGGGTAA
- a CDS encoding CapA family protein, with translation MKNLSFLGDVYLDKEYGIDFELDDYIFNLEYPVSSRGIPAKDKINLIQPKSYIKETFGKYPIAVNLANNHIMDYGEEAFEDTIEFLDKHGIKYFGAGNKANNFNNPCSLEFGEKTIALFGYSCETTSAVFGNESNNGSAILDLELIKNDLDNCDADFKIVQLHWGMEEIPYPTYKDTQKAHQIIDFGADMIIGHHAHIIQPVEEYKGKKIFYGIGNCIFPDFKIKSHFDGEKFTRTSKKKQLKHNKQSIKIDLKENLDMQFNIIELISDRLMSKNNYNFKYDVPESENQFNSQLIKTQRIIMLRNVFYNPRFPTLRHLKKLLGVSI, from the coding sequence ATGAAAAATTTAAGTTTTTTGGGTGATGTATATTTAGATAAAGAGTATGGAATAGATTTTGAGCTTGATGATTATATATTCAATTTAGAATATCCAGTATCAAGTAGAGGAATACCAGCTAAAGATAAGATAAATTTAATTCAGCCAAAGTCTTATATTAAAGAAACTTTTGGTAAATATCCAATAGCCGTAAATCTTGCAAACAATCATATTATGGATTATGGTGAAGAAGCATTCGAAGATACTATAGAGTTTCTAGATAAGCATGGCATAAAGTATTTTGGAGCAGGAAATAAAGCTAACAATTTTAATAATCCTTGCTCTTTAGAATTTGGAGAAAAAACAATAGCACTATTTGGTTATAGCTGTGAAACTACAAGTGCAGTGTTTGGAAATGAGTCTAATAATGGAAGTGCAATTTTAGATTTAGAACTTATAAAGAATGACTTAGATAATTGTGATGCAGATTTTAAAATAGTACAACTTCACTGGGGTATGGAAGAAATACCATATCCAACATATAAAGATACTCAAAAAGCTCATCAAATCATAGATTTTGGTGCAGATATGATAATAGGACATCATGCACATATTATTCAACCTGTTGAAGAATATAAAGGTAAAAAAATATTTTACGGGATAGGAAATTGTATCTTTCCAGATTTTAAGATTAAATCACATTTTGATGGTGAGAAGTTTACAAGAACGAGTAAGAAAAAACAGTTGAAGCACAATAAGCAATCTATTAAAATTGATTTAAAAGAAAATTTGGATATGCAATTTAATATTATTGAGTTAATTTCAGATAGGCTTATGAGTAAAAACAATTATAATTTTAAATATGATGTACCTGAAAGTGAAAATCAGTTTAATAGTCAACTAATCAAAACACAAAGAATAATAATGCTTAGAAATGTATTCTATAATCCACGTTTTCCAACATTGAGACATTTAAAAAAACTATTAGGAGTTAGTATATGA
- a CDS encoding metallophosphoesterase, translating to MKIALISDIHSNLFYLKKVLHEIEKENVNEIYCLGDLVGYYDKPNEVIELIKKKDIKCLKGNHDKYLLNELVYDLKKDELYRIQNQRNILSDENLDFLLNLKDEIILKVGNKKVYMTHSLPNDCEKYIYSLDTLDLEFLKEYDYYFFGHTHIPKITYHFGTCIVNPGSIGQPRDYTKQSSYAIVDFELEEVKMKKIDQNFCEFSKKLKNKQYVVQLVDILKRGKNEKN from the coding sequence ATGAAAATTGCATTAATATCTGATATACATTCAAATCTTTTTTATTTAAAAAAAGTATTACATGAAATAGAAAAAGAAAATGTTAATGAAATTTATTGTTTAGGTGATTTAGTTGGTTATTACGATAAACCAAATGAAGTGATTGAGTTGATTAAAAAAAAAGATATTAAATGCTTAAAAGGAAATCATGATAAATATTTATTAAATGAATTAGTTTATGACTTAAAAAAAGATGAACTTTATAGAATACAAAATCAAAGAAATATTTTAAGTGATGAAAACTTAGATTTTTTACTAAATTTAAAAGATGAAATAATCTTAAAAGTAGGTAATAAAAAAGTTTATATGACTCATTCATTACCAAATGATTGTGAAAAATATATATATAGTCTTGATACTTTAGACTTAGAGTTTTTAAAAGAGTATGATTATTATTTTTTTGGTCATACTCATATACCTAAAATTACATACCATTTTGGAACATGTATTGTAAACCCAGGTTCTATAGGACAACCAAGAGATTATACTAAACAATCTTCTTATGCCATAGTTGATTTTGAATTAGAAGAAGTTAAAATGAAAAAGATAGATCAAAATTTTTGTGAATTTAGTAAAAAATTAAAAAATAAACAATATGTAGTTCAATTGGTAGATATTTTGAAAAGAGGTAAAAATGAAAAAAATTAA
- a CDS encoding RimK family alpha-L-glutamate ligase, which yields MKKIYILLDNNKYFSNHIRFSEINYKIIIDYFRDKNIEVEPIPINKVAFSEAIGNSIIFTISSEKPYHKQYIDDTIEILNINNNNELIPSKNILKCHENKGYQEYYKNIVGIDSLNGYYFNADTYDNNFLKSKYKFPLVLKSIDGSGSRGVNLVHNENELLSKINSFKVSTHIRFLIYLRESIYKFLKLKRFNIEKLKYYKDHQNFVVQEFVPNLSYDYKVLIFFDKYYVLKRNINKGDFRASGSGNFEYVEVEDSLLTYSKEIFKKFNEPFMSFDICFDGKNYYLIEYQGIHFGEYTQRNSSGYYYESEGVWQFKEEKKSIEFDLAYSLYNHILKNNLIKELI from the coding sequence ATGAAAAAAATATATATTCTTTTAGATAACAATAAATACTTTTCTAATCATATTAGATTTTCTGAAATAAATTATAAAATAATTATAGACTATTTTAGAGATAAAAATATAGAAGTGGAGCCTATTCCAATTAATAAGGTAGCATTTAGTGAAGCTATTGGAAATAGCATTATTTTTACAATAAGTTCAGAAAAACCTTATCATAAACAATATATTGATGATACAATAGAGATATTAAATATAAATAATAATAATGAGCTTATACCTTCTAAAAATATTTTAAAATGTCATGAAAATAAAGGTTACCAAGAATATTATAAAAATATTGTTGGAATAGACTCTTTGAACGGCTACTATTTTAATGCAGACACTTATGATAATAATTTCTTGAAATCTAAGTATAAGTTTCCACTTGTTTTAAAGTCAATTGATGGTTCAGGAAGTAGAGGGGTTAATCTAGTACATAATGAAAATGAACTTTTATCTAAAATTAATAGTTTTAAAGTTTCTACACATATTAGATTTTTAATTTATTTAAGAGAAAGTATTTATAAATTTTTAAAGTTAAAAAGATTCAATATAGAAAAATTAAAATATTACAAAGATCACCAAAATTTTGTTGTTCAAGAATTTGTACCAAATCTAAGTTATGATTATAAAGTATTAATATTTTTTGATAAATATTATGTTTTAAAAAGAAATATTAATAAAGGTGATTTTAGAGCAAGTGGTAGTGGAAATTTTGAGTATGTAGAGGTTGAAGATTCTTTATTGACTTATTCAAAAGAAATTTTTAAAAAATTCAATGAACCTTTTATGTCTTTTGATATTTGTTTTGATGGCAAAAATTATTATCTAATTGAATACCAAGGAATTCATTTTGGAGAATATACTCAAAGGAATTCTTCTGGATATTATTATGAATCTGAAGGTGTTTGGCAGTTTAAAGAAGAAAAAAAATCAATAGAATTTGATTTAGCTTATTCTTTATATAATCATATTCTAAAAAATAATTTAATAAAGGAACTAATCTAA